From a single Endozoicomonas euniceicola genomic region:
- a CDS encoding helix-turn-helix transcriptional regulator, translating to MNLTTRILRARKEKRLSQQALADLIGVSRSALAQWETEMSSPSLENLRKMAEILEISFEWVATGRGNQYLTSPVDSICDTEVDSEILRALNRMNLKKKRAILNVMKAMA from the coding sequence ATGAACCTGACAACAAGAATTTTGCGAGCGCGCAAGGAAAAACGATTATCGCAACAGGCTTTGGCTGATTTGATTGGGGTTTCCCGCAGTGCACTGGCACAGTGGGAAACAGAAATGAGCAGCCCGAGTCTGGAAAATCTGCGTAAAATGGCTGAAATTCTGGAAATTTCTTTTGAATGGGTGGCTACAGGGCGGGGAAATCAATACCTGACATCACCGGTTGATTCCATTTGTGATACGGAAGTCGATAGTGAAATTCTGCGTGCATTAAACCGGATGAATCTGAAGAAAAAACGAGCCATTCTTAATGTCATGAAGGCTATGGCCTGA
- a CDS encoding glycosyltransferase family 9 protein: MKVDTMRVIDHYVGVPLCFLLKLLFKVKELIFRPKEKQPENVLFIELSEMGSAILADPAMRWLKDQGKTLHFVIFKKNAASLKLLSTIPAEQIFTIRPDSLFTLAFDSLHFLVWCRQRKIDTTIDLELFSRFTALLSRLSGAVNRTGYHGVHEEGLYRGNFLTHPVMYNPHHHISLNFMALVQACLGEKGQPYQRKLLDQNDIELARAEVDEPLKQSVLSKLVDLKPDFSTDTFRIMLVNPNASDLLPQRRWMRERYASVISRVLNDYQDILVVITGAPAEKSGAEELKQMVGHERCVNSAGVFTFAELVPLYSVSYLMLSNDSGPPHFASVTDLKTFVIFGPETPKLYGALGNSTPIYAGLACSPCVSAGNHRKTTCFDNQCLKAISVDDVINTLKPTLDAHIITQQKA; encoded by the coding sequence ATGAAAGTAGATACCATGAGGGTAATCGACCACTATGTTGGTGTGCCGTTGTGTTTTCTGTTGAAGCTGTTGTTTAAGGTTAAAGAGCTGATTTTCAGGCCAAAGGAAAAACAGCCTGAGAATGTATTGTTTATTGAGCTGTCTGAAATGGGCAGCGCGATTCTGGCCGACCCGGCGATGCGCTGGCTAAAAGATCAGGGCAAAACACTGCACTTTGTTATTTTTAAAAAAAATGCGGCCAGCCTGAAGCTGCTGAGCACGATTCCTGCTGAGCAGATTTTTACGATTCGGCCAGACAGTTTATTTACGCTGGCCTTTGACAGTCTGCATTTTCTGGTCTGGTGCCGTCAGCGTAAGATTGATACGACCATCGACCTGGAGCTGTTTTCACGTTTTACGGCGTTGTTGTCACGACTCTCCGGGGCGGTGAATCGCACGGGTTATCACGGTGTTCATGAAGAGGGTTTGTATCGGGGAAACTTCCTGACTCACCCGGTTATGTATAACCCTCATCACCATATTTCCCTTAACTTTATGGCGCTGGTTCAGGCCTGTCTTGGGGAGAAAGGGCAACCTTACCAGAGAAAACTGCTGGATCAGAATGACATCGAACTGGCCCGTGCTGAGGTGGATGAACCGCTTAAGCAGTCGGTACTGAGCAAACTGGTGGATTTGAAGCCAGATTTCAGTACTGACACATTCAGAATAATGCTGGTCAACCCAAATGCCAGTGATCTGTTGCCGCAGCGGCGCTGGATGCGGGAACGTTACGCCAGTGTTATCAGCCGGGTACTGAATGACTATCAGGATATTCTGGTAGTGATTACCGGTGCGCCTGCTGAAAAAAGCGGGGCTGAAGAACTTAAGCAGATGGTTGGGCATGAACGTTGTGTTAATAGTGCCGGCGTGTTTACTTTTGCAGAGCTGGTACCACTGTATTCGGTTTCCTACCTTATGCTGTCGAATGACTCTGGGCCACCACACTTTGCGTCGGTGACTGATCTTAAAACCTTTGTTATTTTTGGTCCGGAAACGCCAAAGCTTTACGGGGCTCTGGGTAACTCAACACCTATTTATGCGGGACTGGCCTGCTCTCCCTGTGTCAGTGCGGGGAACCATCGTAAGACCACCTGTTTTGATAACCAGTGCCTGAAAGCGATCAGTGTGGATGATGTGATCAACACCCTGAAGCCAACGCTGGATGCTCATATAATCACGCAGCAGAAAGCGTGA
- a CDS encoding GtrA family protein gives MPTRQQGMLQTFLSDQNPYFRLLKWATLLLLPFALVFHFDSINQSTFLWLNNPANTVGSDALWVVLTNFGDGFFLFPLTMLLFVMKPRQQLAVILTMLTGAVLIHCGKSMVDSLRPAGELGTEMLNIIGPTVRKQSLPSGHTGTVFLLVGLVLAHYKGAARWWVLLFGALVAFSRIVVGAHWPQDLVWGIWVGILAAVIGSTLADRIGSGLKSRLFMLFLTGVCAVFLPFYDNGFQEYFPFLIYWQYALAGLSLVLALVTLFTLYKDYVEADLFVEGTLVNKLYKLVQRLVKFGLVGATGFVVDMGVYWLLSVALGIPHLVARGGSYWVAASWNWFWNRTFTFSHVEKRKKAPQWIKYLSMCMVSFLPNWGSYYLLTKFVPFFADFKMLAMVAGVLAGMMFNFTFASVFIFATGRDASVREG, from the coding sequence ATGCCCACGAGACAACAAGGAATGCTCCAGACTTTTTTATCTGATCAAAATCCGTACTTCCGTCTGTTGAAATGGGCTACTTTGCTACTGTTGCCCTTCGCCCTGGTCTTTCATTTTGACAGCATCAACCAGTCAACCTTTCTTTGGCTGAATAATCCTGCCAATACCGTTGGTAGTGATGCCCTGTGGGTGGTTCTCACCAACTTTGGTGACGGCTTCTTTCTCTTTCCCCTGACCATGCTGCTGTTTGTGATGAAGCCCAGGCAGCAACTGGCCGTTATCCTGACCATGCTGACAGGAGCTGTTTTAATCCATTGCGGTAAATCCATGGTTGACTCATTGCGCCCTGCCGGTGAACTGGGAACCGAAATGCTGAACATTATCGGGCCAACGGTGCGCAAACAGTCGTTGCCTTCCGGGCATACCGGCACTGTTTTTCTTCTGGTAGGGCTGGTTCTGGCGCATTACAAGGGGGCAGCTCGCTGGTGGGTGTTACTGTTTGGTGCCTTGGTTGCCTTTTCACGTATCGTTGTCGGAGCCCACTGGCCGCAGGATCTGGTCTGGGGAATCTGGGTAGGAATCCTGGCAGCGGTTATCGGTTCTACGCTGGCTGACAGAATCGGTTCTGGCTTGAAATCACGCCTGTTTATGCTTTTTTTGACCGGCGTCTGTGCGGTCTTCCTGCCATTTTATGACAATGGTTTTCAGGAGTATTTCCCGTTCCTGATTTACTGGCAATATGCCCTGGCTGGCCTTTCCCTGGTGCTGGCACTGGTGACGCTGTTTACCCTTTACAAGGATTATGTTGAGGCAGACCTGTTTGTTGAAGGCACTCTGGTCAATAAACTCTATAAGCTGGTTCAGCGGCTGGTTAAGTTTGGCCTTGTGGGCGCGACCGGGTTTGTGGTTGATATGGGCGTTTACTGGTTGCTGTCGGTTGCGCTGGGTATTCCACACCTGGTGGCCCGTGGCGGCTCTTACTGGGTCGCAGCGAGCTGGAACTGGTTCTGGAACCGGACGTTTACCTTCAGCCATGTGGAAAAAAGGAAGAAGGCTCCCCAGTGGATCAAGTATCTGTCCATGTGTATGGTCAGCTTCCTGCCAAACTGGGGTTCTTATTACCTGCTGACGAAGTTTGTTCCATTCTTTGCGGACTTTAAGATGCTGGCAATGGTTGCGGGTGTTCTGGCGGGTATGATGTTTAATTTTACGTTTGCGTCTGTGTTTATTTTTGCCACTGGTAGAGATGCCAGTGTAAGGGAAGGGTAG
- a CDS encoding glycosyltransferase family 39 protein produces MAVHLALASGLPLGVDEAHYALYALHPGLSYFDHPPMVGWLQLLIAPLGYNEFTIRLIPALLYALSSAVVLRLCKTMFNDESGRIGLVAVFLLNTAPILQLMGWGMVPDLPLMVVALLAVKVTWRLYLHNRVVDWMVLGGLYGLAGLSKYTALFLPIGLIGFMFQRLGWRWLRQPGPWLAAGIALILISPVLIWNFQHDWASFAYQLDRGIEVSVWSLKDALGMQAGQMLLYSLLAYVAGIAVVISVLRGRFPQEHRPAAWLIIWSAWPGLLVVAYSAGGDAVLPNWPAMMWTVLAPLSACWICLSWEKLWVKILTLVSSVLSVGIIAFVFAFLAFMPLSTFPFMKGAIKDLVGWKQAAVHARQLLEEVRQETGSDEPVLLVDNWVRASRIAWYAYPLPVQVISGRVSQFDFWYGRPDSDSRGILIRDNRSIPEDGRYEKAGIVCQLRDVLNTGVDGVEVNRFQFYYCAPELK; encoded by the coding sequence ATGGCTGTGCATCTGGCACTGGCCTCCGGCCTTCCCCTGGGCGTTGATGAAGCCCATTATGCGTTGTATGCCCTGCATCCTGGCCTGAGTTATTTTGACCACCCACCCATGGTTGGCTGGTTGCAGTTGTTGATTGCGCCACTGGGTTATAACGAGTTTACCATTCGACTGATCCCTGCGCTGTTGTACGCATTGTCCAGCGCTGTGGTTCTGCGCCTTTGCAAAACCATGTTCAACGATGAATCCGGCAGAATCGGGCTTGTCGCTGTGTTCCTGCTGAATACAGCGCCTATCCTGCAACTGATGGGCTGGGGAATGGTTCCGGACCTGCCGTTGATGGTGGTTGCACTGCTGGCGGTTAAAGTGACCTGGCGGCTGTATCTGCACAACCGGGTAGTCGACTGGATGGTTCTCGGTGGACTTTATGGCCTGGCCGGACTGTCCAAGTATACGGCACTCTTTCTGCCTATTGGTCTGATAGGTTTTATGTTCCAGCGCCTGGGGTGGCGCTGGTTGCGGCAACCCGGTCCCTGGCTGGCGGCGGGTATCGCCCTTATCCTGATTTCGCCGGTACTGATCTGGAACTTTCAGCACGACTGGGCTTCCTTTGCTTATCAGCTGGACCGGGGCATTGAAGTCAGTGTCTGGTCCCTGAAGGATGCACTGGGTATGCAGGCCGGTCAGATGTTGTTATACAGTCTTCTCGCTTACGTGGCTGGCATTGCCGTTGTTATCAGTGTACTGCGTGGTCGCTTTCCTCAGGAACACAGGCCAGCAGCCTGGCTGATCATCTGGAGTGCCTGGCCGGGCCTGCTGGTTGTGGCTTATTCTGCCGGAGGTGATGCTGTATTACCTAACTGGCCTGCAATGATGTGGACGGTTCTGGCACCTCTCAGTGCCTGTTGGATTTGCCTGAGCTGGGAGAAACTGTGGGTTAAAATCCTGACGCTGGTTTCCAGTGTGCTTTCTGTCGGTATTATTGCTTTTGTTTTTGCGTTTCTTGCCTTTATGCCCCTGTCAACGTTCCCGTTTATGAAGGGAGCCATTAAAGACCTGGTGGGCTGGAAGCAGGCTGCGGTTCATGCCCGGCAGCTGCTGGAAGAAGTTCGGCAGGAAACGGGCAGTGATGAGCCGGTGCTGCTGGTGGATAACTGGGTGCGTGCCAGCCGTATTGCCTGGTATGCCTATCCTTTGCCGGTGCAGGTCATTAGCGGCAGGGTTTCCCAGTTCGATTTCTGGTACGGTAGGCCTGACTCTGACAGCCGTGGCATCTTGATCCGTGATAACCGTTCCATCCCCGAGGATGGACGTTATGAGAAAGCAGGTATTGTCTGCCAGCTTCGGGATGTTCTCAATACGGGTGTCGATGGTGTTGAGGTTAACCGCTTCCAGTTTTACTACTGTGCTCCGGAGTTGAAATAG
- a CDS encoding XapX domain-containing protein: protein MTEVLLATFTGFIVGVLFSFLKLPIPAPPVLPGVMGIVGVYLGHEAFQLLIKHLAS from the coding sequence ATGACCGAAGTTCTGCTTGCGACTTTCACCGGATTTATTGTTGGGGTTCTTTTCAGCTTCTTAAAATTACCGATACCCGCACCGCCGGTGTTGCCTGGTGTGATGGGAATTGTCGGTGTCTATCTGGGGCATGAAGCTTTCCAGCTTTTAATAAAGCATCTGGCGTCCTGA
- a CDS encoding efflux RND transporter permease subunit — protein sequence MSITRAAIVNNRTTLVMLLVLVLSGLQAYQNLPRAYDPGFVIRVAKVITQFPGASPERVETLITDKIEKAVREIPELDFVKSSSQTGTSIVTVNIQERYTHMRPIWDSLRRKMEGIAGELPEGTIGPVVNDEFGEVFGVMVTLTGEDFSYRELKSIADDVRDEFLRLPEVAKVEIYGAQEERIFIRYDNDHLGQLGLSPGLLMQQLSSRNIVVPGGAINLRHERIELEPTGNFESVNDIRQTVIPVPGSDRVLHLDDVATIERGYVDPVRSLVKASGVPALALGIAMREGGNNIQLGQQVEAAMVQLQEIYPLGINFGLMHFSPEEVKNKVNDFVSNLMQAVLVVSAVMLFSLGPRTGLIVATLIPASMIAAMLVMSLMGIGLDQISLAALIIALGMLVDNGIVMAENTMVQMQAGKQPVEAAVDSAGELKIPLLTSSLTTAAAFLPIYLAESAVGEFTASLFLVVTITLLCSWVLSLTLIPLLCVMFLKVKPQPADYTRGIYNVYRRLLEGLLAHRLVTLGVVILLFVAVMNAFQYVPKIFFPASDRLYFKTELQLPPGTSIDRTQAVVNELDRFIAEELTVSGERHEGVTSWVSHIGSGGSRFVLQHSPEPARSNYALMVLNTSSDWVIDEMMQKLDAFGFDQFPDLQISSRRIESGVSIKNPVEVRLYGRETDQLFRLVQQVKQQMSEVPGLKTIRDDWGPRIKKLQVVINQPRALRAGVTSQDIAMSLQTGLSGLELTQFRDGSEVIPVILRTTEGDRQDIGKLESLSVFVQSTGQTLPLKQVADIEIVWQPGEILRRDALKVVSVGAQLDGSITAAAAFAELTPWLQQQQAHWPAGYRFELGGEAESSGKANAAIAAKMPLAAFVILILLVAQFNSIRKPFIILMTIPLGMIGVIAGLLVARSFFGFMTLLGVISLAGIVINNAIVLLERIRFEQEQNQLPIQEAIVVAAQRRLRPILLTTATTVLGMVPLYLGGGLMWEPMAVAIIAGLLFSTLLTLGVVPVLYSLLFGKPERTSSLTPETIAPQ from the coding sequence ATGTCTATAACCCGCGCTGCAATCGTCAATAATCGAACGACACTGGTTATGTTATTGGTATTGGTGCTGTCTGGCCTGCAGGCTTACCAGAATCTTCCCAGGGCTTATGATCCGGGGTTTGTTATTCGTGTCGCCAAAGTGATTACCCAGTTTCCCGGTGCCAGCCCTGAACGGGTAGAGACCCTGATTACCGACAAAATTGAAAAAGCGGTCCGGGAAATTCCGGAGCTGGATTTTGTCAAAAGTTCATCCCAGACCGGTACGTCAATTGTCACCGTCAATATTCAGGAGCGCTATACCCATATGCGCCCGATATGGGACAGCCTGCGCCGTAAAATGGAAGGCATTGCCGGTGAGTTGCCTGAAGGTACCATTGGTCCTGTTGTCAATGATGAGTTTGGCGAGGTGTTCGGGGTGATGGTGACCCTGACCGGTGAGGATTTTTCTTACCGTGAGCTGAAGAGCATTGCTGATGATGTCCGTGATGAGTTTCTGCGCTTACCGGAAGTCGCCAAGGTAGAGATTTATGGTGCCCAGGAAGAACGTATTTTTATTCGCTATGACAATGATCACCTTGGTCAGCTTGGCTTATCTCCGGGTTTGCTGATGCAGCAACTGAGCAGCCGGAATATTGTTGTCCCCGGTGGTGCCATCAATCTGCGTCATGAACGCATTGAACTGGAACCGACGGGCAATTTTGAAAGTGTTAACGACATTCGTCAGACAGTTATTCCGGTACCGGGCAGTGACAGAGTGTTGCACCTGGACGATGTTGCCACGATTGAGCGTGGCTATGTTGACCCGGTTCGAAGTCTTGTTAAAGCCTCTGGTGTGCCAGCGCTGGCTTTAGGCATTGCCATGCGGGAAGGAGGAAATAACATTCAGCTGGGGCAGCAGGTTGAAGCTGCCATGGTGCAGTTGCAGGAGATTTATCCGCTAGGCATAAACTTTGGGCTGATGCATTTTTCACCTGAGGAGGTGAAAAACAAAGTGAATGATTTTGTCTCTAACCTGATGCAGGCGGTGCTGGTGGTGTCGGCGGTTATGCTGTTCAGCCTTGGCCCCCGAACCGGGTTAATTGTCGCCACCCTGATTCCAGCCAGCATGATTGCTGCGATGCTGGTGATGTCACTGATGGGGATCGGTCTTGACCAGATTTCACTGGCGGCGCTGATTATTGCCCTGGGGATGCTGGTGGATAATGGCATTGTTATGGCAGAGAACACCATGGTGCAGATGCAGGCAGGCAAGCAGCCGGTTGAGGCTGCGGTTGATTCGGCGGGTGAGTTGAAGATACCACTGCTGACGTCTTCATTAACGACAGCGGCTGCCTTTCTGCCCATTTATCTGGCCGAGTCCGCCGTGGGTGAGTTTACGGCTTCCCTGTTTCTGGTAGTGACGATCACGCTGCTGTGTTCCTGGGTGTTATCACTGACCCTGATTCCTCTGCTGTGCGTGATGTTCCTGAAGGTCAAGCCACAACCGGCAGATTATACCCGGGGCATTTATAACGTTTACCGTCGTTTGCTGGAAGGATTGCTGGCTCATCGTCTGGTAACACTGGGCGTGGTGATTCTGTTGTTTGTGGCTGTGATGAATGCGTTTCAGTATGTGCCGAAGATTTTCTTCCCCGCCTCGGATCGCCTCTATTTTAAGACAGAGTTGCAGCTTCCTCCGGGAACCAGCATTGACAGAACGCAGGCAGTCGTGAATGAGCTGGATCGCTTTATTGCTGAAGAACTGACGGTTTCCGGTGAACGCCACGAAGGGGTCACCAGTTGGGTCAGCCATATCGGTTCCGGAGGCAGCCGTTTTGTTCTGCAGCACAGTCCGGAACCTGCCCGGTCCAATTATGCCCTGATGGTGCTGAATACCAGTTCCGACTGGGTTATTGACGAGATGATGCAAAAGCTGGATGCCTTTGGTTTTGACCAGTTTCCGGACTTGCAAATCAGCAGCCGCAGGATAGAAAGCGGTGTTTCCATTAAAAATCCGGTGGAAGTGCGCCTCTATGGACGGGAGACTGATCAGTTGTTCCGGCTGGTTCAGCAGGTTAAACAACAGATGTCCGAAGTTCCGGGTTTGAAGACAATACGTGATGACTGGGGGCCCCGTATTAAGAAATTGCAGGTCGTCATCAATCAACCCAGGGCATTGCGGGCAGGCGTTACCAGTCAGGATATTGCCATGTCGCTGCAAACCGGCCTGAGTGGTCTGGAACTGACTCAGTTCCGTGACGGAAGCGAGGTCATTCCTGTTATTTTGCGCACCACTGAAGGAGACAGGCAGGACATTGGCAAGCTGGAGTCGTTATCGGTCTTTGTTCAGTCGACGGGGCAAACGCTGCCCCTGAAACAAGTGGCGGATATTGAAATAGTCTGGCAACCGGGCGAAATTCTGCGCCGGGATGCACTTAAAGTGGTTTCTGTCGGTGCTCAGCTGGATGGCAGTATAACGGCAGCTGCAGCCTTTGCTGAGCTGACACCCTGGTTGCAACAGCAGCAGGCGCACTGGCCGGCAGGCTACCGTTTTGAACTGGGCGGAGAGGCAGAGAGTTCTGGTAAAGCCAATGCCGCTATTGCTGCGAAAATGCCTCTGGCGGCTTTTGTCATACTGATTCTGCTGGTGGCGCAGTTCAATTCCATTCGCAAACCGTTCATTATTTTGATGACGATTCCCCTGGGAATGATTGGCGTGATTGCCGGGTTGCTGGTAGCCCGGTCCTTCTTTGGCTTTATGACCTTGCTGGGGGTGATTTCCCTGGCCGGTATTGTCATCAATAATGCCATTGTGCTGCTTGAGCGTATAAGGTTTGAGCAGGAACAGAATCAGCTGCCAATACAGGAGGCCATTGTCGTCGCTGCCCAGCGTCGTTTAAGGCCCATTCTGCTGACCACCGCCACGACCGTTTTGGGCATGGTTCCGCTTTATCTGGGGGGTGGATTGATGTGGGAGCCTATGGCGGTGGCGATTATCGCAGGCTTGCTGTTTTCAACGTTGTTGACACTGGGTGTTGTGCCGGTGCTGTATTCACTTCTGTTCGGTAAGCCAGAACGGACCAGCAGCCTGACCCCGGAAACCATTGCTCCGCAATGA
- a CDS encoding efflux RND transporter periplasmic adaptor subunit: MARKSLLSFPFAFLAATLLSGCDQTVSEPQEILRPVRSVTVSHSDAGLQKTFPGVVEAVQQASLSFRVSGRLAALSVKDGSAVLAGEVVAALEPVDFDIRLKDRQASYEAAKADYERAVQLIGKGAIARADVDSLKAKLSTATAQLETARQEKAYTRLRAPFSGRVARVYADNYEEVSAKQDIMVLHDLSSLLIKVEMPESVITSAQQERQPLRYSARFDGLGDKAFPLQLSAFAVEPDSGSQTYTVTFLLANPLGSRILPGMSADVVIKQSLPDSDWLVIPAHSVQEDNDGRFVYLVEAAEAGVGVVLRRPVQTGRLLASGIEVTSGLVAGEQLVTAGMSQMVDGMRVKWTEGEL; the protein is encoded by the coding sequence ATGGCCAGAAAATCATTGCTTTCTTTTCCCTTCGCGTTTCTGGCGGCTACTTTGCTGTCAGGTTGTGATCAGACGGTGTCTGAACCACAGGAAATACTTCGTCCTGTTCGCTCTGTAACCGTGTCGCATTCAGACGCCGGATTACAGAAAACCTTTCCCGGTGTCGTCGAAGCTGTCCAGCAGGCCAGTCTTAGCTTCAGGGTGTCGGGTCGCCTCGCTGCACTGTCTGTCAAAGACGGTAGCGCTGTTCTTGCCGGGGAGGTGGTTGCCGCACTGGAGCCCGTTGATTTCGATATCCGTCTGAAAGACCGGCAGGCCAGTTATGAGGCGGCGAAAGCGGATTATGAAAGAGCCGTTCAGCTGATTGGCAAAGGGGCTATTGCCCGGGCTGACGTTGATAGCCTGAAAGCTAAATTAAGCACAGCCACAGCGCAGCTGGAAACCGCCCGGCAGGAGAAAGCCTATACCCGGCTACGGGCACCTTTCAGTGGTCGGGTGGCCAGGGTTTATGCGGATAACTACGAAGAAGTGTCGGCCAAACAGGACATAATGGTGTTACACGACCTGTCGTCATTGCTGATTAAGGTCGAAATGCCGGAGAGTGTGATTACCAGTGCTCAGCAAGAGCGCCAGCCTTTACGTTACAGTGCGCGTTTTGATGGCCTGGGCGATAAGGCGTTTCCCTTGCAACTATCGGCCTTTGCCGTCGAGCCCGACAGTGGCAGCCAGACTTATACCGTCACCTTTCTTCTCGCTAACCCTCTCGGCAGCCGGATTTTACCCGGTATGAGTGCCGACGTGGTCATTAAACAGTCATTGCCTGACAGTGACTGGCTGGTTATACCGGCGCATTCGGTACAGGAAGACAACGACGGACGTTTTGTTTATCTGGTTGAAGCGGCAGAGGCGGGTGTTGGGGTGGTGTTGCGTCGCCCCGTGCAAACGGGGCGATTACTGGCTTCAGGTATCGAAGTCACTTCGGGCCTTGTTGCCGGTGAGCAGCTTGTCACTGCTGGTATGAGTCAGATGGTGGATGGCATGAGGGTAAAATGGACTGAGGGAGAACTGTGA
- a CDS encoding phospholipase A has protein sequence MRSRKNKHRLSYFLLPPLSLSALNSYGESLEQCLLRFAMKGDASMTLSEVRSQCEALQQESFDVVITGQQPPADKTSSVDKRIASEKSVTNNRFVITPHKPNYILPVSYVSSTNPKPYEPYNARVPDIDNTEIKFQISLKAPVWEGVFNGYGTLYAAYTNTSWWQAYNSKESAPFRETNHEPEVFMLFPTEYPLFGMQLKAVGFGFSHQSNGRSNYLSRSWNRAYLSFLLEKDQFYMGFRPWYRFPEDKKEDDNPNSEGDDNPDIEKYMGNGELYFGYKFNRHNITAMVRNNLRSDNKGAIQLDWSFPLTNRFRGYVQYFNGYGESLIDYNVSSNRFSVGVMLTDWL, from the coding sequence ATGAGATCAAGAAAAAACAAACATCGTCTGTCCTATTTTTTACTGCCTCCCCTGTCATTATCTGCATTGAACAGCTACGGCGAATCCCTTGAGCAATGCCTGCTCAGGTTTGCCATGAAAGGGGATGCCAGCATGACGCTGTCTGAAGTCCGGTCACAGTGTGAAGCATTACAACAGGAATCGTTTGACGTGGTGATTACCGGCCAGCAGCCCCCCGCAGATAAAACAAGTTCCGTTGACAAGAGGATCGCCAGTGAAAAATCGGTCACCAACAACCGGTTCGTGATCACGCCACACAAGCCGAATTATATTCTGCCCGTGTCTTATGTTTCCTCAACCAACCCAAAACCCTATGAACCCTATAACGCACGGGTTCCCGATATTGACAATACCGAGATCAAGTTCCAGATAAGCCTCAAAGCCCCCGTCTGGGAAGGGGTTTTCAATGGCTATGGCACACTGTACGCCGCCTATACCAACACCTCCTGGTGGCAGGCCTATAACAGTAAAGAGTCTGCGCCGTTCCGGGAAACCAATCACGAACCGGAAGTGTTTATGCTATTTCCCACAGAGTACCCACTGTTTGGTATGCAATTAAAAGCCGTGGGCTTTGGCTTCAGTCATCAATCCAATGGTCGCAGCAATTATCTCTCAAGAAGCTGGAACCGGGCTTATCTGAGTTTTCTGCTGGAAAAAGACCAGTTCTATATGGGCTTCAGGCCCTGGTATCGCTTTCCTGAAGATAAAAAAGAAGACGACAACCCCAACTCAGAAGGCGACGACAACCCGGACATCGAAAAATACATGGGCAACGGCGAGCTTTACTTCGGCTACAAGTTTAACCGGCATAACATCACCGCCATGGTGCGCAACAACCTGCGCTCTGACAATAAAGGCGCTATCCAGCTTGACTGGTCCTTCCCGCTAACCAATCGCTTCCGGGGGTATGTGCAGTACTTTAACGGCTATGGCGAAAGCCTGATCGATTATAACGTCAGCTCTAACCGTTTCAGTGTGGGGGTTATGTTGACGGACTGGCTTTGA
- a CDS encoding DUF3313 domain-containing protein: protein MILSVIILAGCGSRPGIKNHSGFLSRYQKLELLPSGEKEQFLGFTASESKLAKYDRLIVNPVTIHVSDEILQKWQVNPERYKKLQSYFTNQLNYRMGKHYELTVTPGERTLRMRVAITGAETDLKPLKPYQILPWALVINGVGELTGERDKMLNIYQEGELVDSVTGKQVAALVGGVQAGPIDIADLRTMPAEEMKPLVDNWMDAFCRNFPNCE from the coding sequence ATGATTTTGTCAGTTATTATACTGGCGGGTTGTGGAAGTCGTCCGGGAATTAAGAATCACAGCGGCTTTCTGAGCCGTTACCAGAAACTGGAATTATTACCTTCTGGTGAAAAAGAGCAGTTTCTCGGTTTTACCGCCAGTGAGTCGAAACTGGCTAAATATGATCGCCTGATTGTCAACCCTGTAACCATTCATGTTTCTGATGAGATATTGCAGAAATGGCAGGTAAACCCCGAGCGTTATAAAAAACTGCAAAGCTACTTTACCAATCAGCTCAACTACCGGATGGGCAAGCACTATGAACTGACGGTCACTCCCGGTGAGCGCACCCTGCGTATGCGGGTGGCCATTACCGGCGCGGAAACCGACCTGAAGCCATTAAAACCCTATCAGATCCTGCCCTGGGCGCTGGTCATTAATGGCGTGGGCGAGCTGACGGGAGAACGGGATAAAATGCTGAACATCTATCAAGAAGGTGAGCTGGTTGACAGTGTCACCGGCAAACAGGTTGCGGCTCTGGTGGGCGGTGTGCAGGCTGGCCCTATTGATATTGCTGATTTGCGCACGATGCCTGCCGAAGAAATGAAACCGCTGGTGGATAACTGGATGGATGCTTTTTGTCGTAATTTTCCTAACTGTGAATAA
- a CDS encoding RING finger domain-containing protein, producing MTTVSQDSGTVTDLDPGDLVRDPGNECPICFNSFSTGEHSFTPCCNTKFHSECLRKLSISVVGQEFPCPHCRKMLTREWAHTVRISAL from the coding sequence ATGACAACGGTCTCTCAAGATTCCGGTACAGTTACCGATCTTGACCCGGGTGACCTGGTGCGAGATCCTGGTAATGAATGTCCTATTTGTTTTAATAGTTTTAGTACTGGAGAACATTCATTTACTCCATGCTGCAATACTAAATTCCACTCTGAATGTCTTCGCAAGTTAAGTATATCAGTGGTCGGCCAAGAATTTCCTTGCCCGCATTGTCGGAAAATGCTTACGCGCGAGTGGGCCCATACAGTAAGAATATCAGCGTTATAG